One part of the Phragmites australis chromosome 3, lpPhrAust1.1, whole genome shotgun sequence genome encodes these proteins:
- the LOC133911168 gene encoding auxin-responsive protein IAA12-like, which yields MEAAVGDLMATELRLGLPGTADDDQPQMKATVPSTPRGKKRTTDTDAVEDAAAEEDSKHDVEAAPPVAKAPVVGWPPVRSYRKSCFQASSKQATKDEAPSSNTAASAAANTTIGSFVKVSMDGAPYLRKVDLRMYKGYRELREALEAMFVSSNNGGANLSEFAVTYEDKDGDLMLVGDVPFEMFTSTCKKLRIMKRSEATGLGSLRQ from the exons ATGGAAGCCGCTGTGGGCGACCTCATGGCGACCGAGCTGAGGCTTGGCCTGCCGGGCACCGCCGACGACGACCAGCCTCAGATGAAGGCCACGGTGCCGTCGACGCCTAGGGGCAAGAAGCGCACCACCGACACCGACGCCGTGGaggacgccgccgccgaggaggacAGCAAGCACGACGTCGAGGCAGCACCGCCGGTAGCCAA GGCGCCTGTGGTAGGGTGGCCGCCGGTGAGGTCATACCGGAAGAGCTGCTTCCAAGCAAGCAGCAAGCAGGCGACCAAAGATGAGGCGCCCAGCAGCAACACAGCAGCATCCGCAGCAGCGAACACTACCATCGGCTCCTTCGTGAAAGTGAGCATGGACGGCGCCCCGTACCTGAGGAAGGTTGACCTGAGGATGTACAAGGGTTACAGGGAGCTCAGGGAGGCCCTGGAGGCCATGTTCGTCAGCTCCAACAACGGTGGCGCAAACCTGTCGGAGTTCGCGGTCACCTACGAGGACAAGGACGGCGACCTGATGCTCGTCGGAGACGTGCCATTCGA GATGTTCACTAGCACTTGCAAGAAGCTGAGGATCATGAAGAGATCTGAAGCCACAGGCCTGGGATCGTTGAGGCAATGA